One part of the Vicia villosa cultivar HV-30 ecotype Madison, WI linkage group LG6, Vvil1.0, whole genome shotgun sequence genome encodes these proteins:
- the LOC131611176 gene encoding uncharacterized protein LOC131611176 isoform X1 translates to MVVSLLILSFPTCSCSSFSLSSRLYSLQKSPLSLQQFFLNNFVLLLLRTSKMARPFELVKDINDTKELWKIAVRVHHKWTVVNKNKEHFEMLLCDKEGSDIHCRVPTMYKQAFDSLLTVNGTVTVSNFQVSLNDLLFKPSDHKFVLTFSGGTSVTDINKHEIPPRPLKFTPFADILTGKWKRDVLIDVIGMVSDIGYTQIQDGNKKQQINLVLKDLCNNILNCTLWEGYAMQFHDFNKQRKDLSSPIVIVLQFAKVKEEGKYPVCVSNTFNVTMLHINDDLAEIKEFLNSIPKQCLADTSGQSMTSMSQLSQTSGSSQLSPYDKFMYKALVLPLSVVKKLTALLKEVGITKHAMLVQVKLKEINHPTFVVTNTILKLKFTGIKFSLKFSTKPAKLFLFCGTASVHNYWTLLLLSYVTQCLRIEVSSTSFCIHGDKNLYRHHHVKPISSSS, encoded by the exons ATGGTTGTGTCCCTTCTGATTCTATCATTTCCGACTTGCTCTTGCTCTTCCTTTTCCCTTTCTTCCCGTTTATACTCTCTCCAAAAATCACCACTTTCTCTACAACAGTTCTTCCTCAACAACTTTGTTCTTCTGCTGCTGCGAACTTCTAAAATGGCAAGACCATTTGAGCTGGTGAAAGACATTAATGACACAAAGGAGCTATGGAAAATAGCTGTGAGAGTCCATCACAAATGGACTGTTGTGAACAAGAATAAGGAACATTTTGAAATGCTTTTGTGTGATAAAGAA GGATCTGATATACATTGTAGAGTTCCTACAATGTATAAACAAGCTTTCGATTCATTGTTGACGGTCAATGGCACGGTTACAGTATCAAACTTCCAAGTATCCTTGAATGATCTGTTGTTCAAGCCTTCTGATCACAAATTTGTGTTGACTTTTAGTGGCGGCACATCTGTGACTGACATAAACAAGCATGAGATTCCTCCTAGGCCccttaagttcacaccttttgctGATATTCTTACTGGAAAATGGAAAAGGGATGTTTTAATAG ATGTAATAGGAATGGTTTCAGATATTGGTTACACCCAAATTCAAGATGGAAACAAGAAACAACAGATTAATTTAGTCTTGAAAGACTTATG TAATAACATTCTCAATTGTACTTTGTGGGAGGGATACGCAATGCAATTCCATGATTTCAATAAACAAAGGAAAGATTTATCTTCACCAATTGTTATTGTTTTGCAATTCGCAAAGGTCAAAGAGGAAG GAAAATATCCTGTATGTGTTTCAAACACATTTAATGTAACAATGTTGCACATCAATGATGACCTCGCTGAAATTAAGGAGTTCTTAAATAG TATCCCAAAGCAATGTTTAGCCGATACTTCCGGTCAGAGTATGACATCGATGTCCCAACTGTCTCAGACATCTGGTAGCTCCCAACTAAGCCCGTACGATAAATTTATGTATAAGGCTTTGGTTCTCCCACTAAGTGTTGTTAAAAAGCTTACCGCT CTTCTCAAGGAGGTTGGTATTACCAAGCATGCCATGCTTGTCCAAGTAAAGCTAAAGGAAATCAACCACCCTACGTTTGTAGTAACAAACACAATACTGAAACTGAAATTTACAG GTATAAAGTTCTCATTGAAGTTTTCAACGAAGCCTGCAAAGCTATTTTTGTTCTGTGGGACCGCGAGTGTTCACAACTACTGGACATTACTGCTGCTCAGTTACGTAACACAATGCTTGAG GATAGAAGTGTCATCAACCAGCTTTTGCATTCATGGGGACAAGAATCT ATACCGTCACCATCACGTGAAGCCGATATCATCAAGCAG CTGA
- the LOC131611176 gene encoding uncharacterized protein LOC131611176 isoform X2, with protein sequence MVVSLLILSFPTCSCSSFSLSSRLYSLQKSPLSLQQFFLNNFVLLLLRTSKMARPFELVKDINDTKELWKIAVRVHHKWTVVNKNKEHFEMLLCDKEGSDIHCRVPTMYKQAFDSLLTVNGTVTVSNFQVSLNDLLFKPSDHKFVLTFSGGTSVTDINKHEIPPRPLKFTPFADILTGKWKRDVLIDVIGMVSDIGYTQIQDGNKKQQINLVLKDLCNNILNCTLWEGYAMQFHDFNKQRKDLSSPIVIVLQFAKVKEEGKYPVCVSNTFNVTMLHINDDLAEIKEFLNSIPKQCLADTSGQSMTSMSQLSQTSGSSQLSPYDKFMYKALVLPLSVVKKLTALLKEVGITKHAMLVQVKLKEINHPTFVVTNTILKLKFTGIKFSLKFSTKPAKLFLFCGTASVHNYWTLLLLSYVTQCLRLV encoded by the exons ATGGTTGTGTCCCTTCTGATTCTATCATTTCCGACTTGCTCTTGCTCTTCCTTTTCCCTTTCTTCCCGTTTATACTCTCTCCAAAAATCACCACTTTCTCTACAACAGTTCTTCCTCAACAACTTTGTTCTTCTGCTGCTGCGAACTTCTAAAATGGCAAGACCATTTGAGCTGGTGAAAGACATTAATGACACAAAGGAGCTATGGAAAATAGCTGTGAGAGTCCATCACAAATGGACTGTTGTGAACAAGAATAAGGAACATTTTGAAATGCTTTTGTGTGATAAAGAA GGATCTGATATACATTGTAGAGTTCCTACAATGTATAAACAAGCTTTCGATTCATTGTTGACGGTCAATGGCACGGTTACAGTATCAAACTTCCAAGTATCCTTGAATGATCTGTTGTTCAAGCCTTCTGATCACAAATTTGTGTTGACTTTTAGTGGCGGCACATCTGTGACTGACATAAACAAGCATGAGATTCCTCCTAGGCCccttaagttcacaccttttgctGATATTCTTACTGGAAAATGGAAAAGGGATGTTTTAATAG ATGTAATAGGAATGGTTTCAGATATTGGTTACACCCAAATTCAAGATGGAAACAAGAAACAACAGATTAATTTAGTCTTGAAAGACTTATG TAATAACATTCTCAATTGTACTTTGTGGGAGGGATACGCAATGCAATTCCATGATTTCAATAAACAAAGGAAAGATTTATCTTCACCAATTGTTATTGTTTTGCAATTCGCAAAGGTCAAAGAGGAAG GAAAATATCCTGTATGTGTTTCAAACACATTTAATGTAACAATGTTGCACATCAATGATGACCTCGCTGAAATTAAGGAGTTCTTAAATAG TATCCCAAAGCAATGTTTAGCCGATACTTCCGGTCAGAGTATGACATCGATGTCCCAACTGTCTCAGACATCTGGTAGCTCCCAACTAAGCCCGTACGATAAATTTATGTATAAGGCTTTGGTTCTCCCACTAAGTGTTGTTAAAAAGCTTACCGCT CTTCTCAAGGAGGTTGGTATTACCAAGCATGCCATGCTTGTCCAAGTAAAGCTAAAGGAAATCAACCACCCTACGTTTGTAGTAACAAACACAATACTGAAACTGAAATTTACAG GTATAAAGTTCTCATTGAAGTTTTCAACGAAGCCTGCAAAGCTATTTTTGTTCTGTGGGACCGCGAGTGTTCACAACTACTGGACATTACTGCTGCTCAGTTACGTAACACAATGCTTGAG GCTGGTATAA
- the LOC131613146 gene encoding uncharacterized protein LOC131613146 yields the protein MDHQDQRIRINKWFDLRRRVIVQLMCAVNLESFDVGYDFSVPETQSPDPLSGSKRKKMKVVKNKDTNNDITELQESIVLVANALTEGNAAIREGNEIMRERQKYELPPISGEETWNLIKECGCDAKSLPQIYCTVMKDADKLRMILQCPPEARKAVIMQMVFGSSD from the exons ATGGATCATCAAGATCAGAGAATTCGTATTAACAAATGGTTTGATTTGCGTCGAAGAGTtatagttcaactaatgtgtgCT GTGAATTTGGAAAGCTTTGATGTTGGTTACGATTTTTCTGTACCTGAAACACAGTCACCAGATCCGTTAAGTGGGAGTAAAAGGAAGAAAATGAAAGTGGTAAAAAACAAAGATACAAACAACGATATTACTGAACTCCAAGAATCAATTGTCTTGGTTGCAAATGCACTAACCGAAGGAAATGCTGCAATACGAGAAGGAAATGAAATAATGAGAGAGCGTCAGAAATATGAATTGCCTCCAATTTCAGGGGAAGAAACATGGAATTTAATAAAGGAGTGTGGATGTGATGCAAAGTCATTGCCGCAAATATATTGCACTGTAATGAAAGATGCTGACAAACTTAGGATGATTCTCCAGTGTCCACCTGAAGCCCGCAAAGCAGTGATAATGCAAATGGTCTTTGGCTCATCTGATTGA